The Bacillus thuringiensis region AATTTCGAATGTACATTTTCATTCAAAGCAAGCGGTGACAGGACTTCTAACTTCGTCTGATCACAAGCGTGTTGTTGGGGTCAATATTCAAGAACGAGATGAATTAAAAACAAAGCGAACGATGTTAACTGATTTGGTAATTGACACATGTGGCCGTCAATCTAAACTCAATAAATGGCTTACATCTATGGGATATGATGTTCCAGAACCAGAACGTTTAAAGGTGAATTTTGGATATAGCACGAGATACTATAAAGTACCCCCACATATCAAAGAGAAATTGAGTGCAATTTCTGAAGGAGATCCTGCTAAAGACGTTGGTGCTGTAGGGCTATTATATATTGAAGATAACATAGCTCAAGCGCTACTATTTGTTGCTGGAGGTACGCACTATCCACCAACCAATTCAAAAGAATATGAAAAAGAACTGGATTCATTAGTTACCCCTATGATGAGGGAGTTAATCAAAGAGTTAGATCCAATTAGTGTCCCAAGAGGATTTAGAGCGCATGAATCAACTCGTCAACATTTTGAACAAATGGAAAATTGGCCATCTGGATTATTAGTGTTAGGTGATGCTTTTTGTAACTTTGATCCCATTTATGGACAAGGGATGACCGTAGCTGCCATTGAAGCTGAAATGTTAGATACTTGTTTACAAGAACATGCTACTCATAAACCTGGATTCGAACGCAAAGTACTGCAACGTATGCAACAGGCTATTGAGCCAGCATGGTGGCTGAGTTCAATTGCGGATTTGCGTTGGAAGGGTGTTGAACATGTAGGAGCCGTTCCACTAAAAGGTGTGAAATTTGCACAGAAATATTTTGATTTATATCTTAAACAAGCTTTAAAGCAAGCAAATCAGGGGAATTCATCCATGCTTCAAAAATATATAATGATGAATGGATTAGTTTATTCCCCTTATGAAGTCATTAACTCAGATATGTTAAACATGTTAATCACTGGAGATGAGTCTTCGGAAGGGAATGAACTTTTGAACGAAATTGGAGAAGTAGATAAGAGATTACGGCAAGAAAGAATAGATGAACTAATCCCTTCTTTTACATTAGCTTTTGAGAATAACATTCCCAATCTATTCTCTTCCATTTCAATTTCCAATGCCAAATGAGGAAAAGGTAGTACAAATCAATGAATATTTGTATTAGATATACTCTAATTTTGTATATCTTACACACTATAACAAAGAAGAAACATAACCTCTTATTTTCTGCAGGTATATGTTTCTTTTTATCATTTTAGCCAAGAAGACTCCTTCCTCAAGGAGCGTGAAGGGTCACAGCCCAGTGAGTAGGTGGGGAAGGAGGAATCATCTAATATATATTATTACGGGTATCATAATTTAATTCTATTTGGCCACTCTCTTGATCTTTTGTACCATTATAATTAAATACATCCAGTTTATATTGAAGGGAATATCTTGTATAGCGTTTTTCAAAAGCTTTTTCCCCTACGGCTTTATATTGTTTAATCCACTGTTGGAGTACACTCGGATGAACCTTTATGGATCTCGCAAGCCTTTTCACTCCGTCACTGCCATCTAAATATTTTTTTACTGCCTTTACTTTTTCTTCAGGTGAGAATTTAGCCATAAAAAAGTACACCTCCAATTGTTGTTCGTGTCTAACAATTGGGGTGCACATTATTCAGGCGGTTTTCTTTTATACTTCTATATCTTTCCCCTCTGCTACCACTTTATCTCTCCACAATACAAGTAGTTTTCTAAATTCAGAGGTCTCAATTTTACATTGGTTATTTGGGTCACTCATAAAGAAGTTAATAGCACTAGTATAATTAGGTTCAATGTAGACTGCTGCTACGTTCCCTTCTATTTCATATTGCGGAACAGTTTGGTCAACTATATTATCCAAAATCTGTATATACTCATCTGCTTCATCATCTAAAATATCTTCTAAAAAATGAGAAATTATAGAAATCTCCTTTGGCAAACGTATTCTCAATCCGCCAAGTTCATCACGATAAAATTCATATGTATATTTCATATTTTACCTCCTAGTATAGACAGGATATTATGTAGATTTGAAATCACCGTCAAAAGACTATTTAGGGGAATATTGGGAAAATTTTTCTGGTGATATCGGTATCTATGACAGCAATGAAAAACAATTGGCACGTGGATATATTTTCAAGTTAAATCCAATAAAAATTAAATGGTAAGAAAAACAAGGTCCCTACACAATGTGTGGGGATTTTTCCATAAAGAAAAGACAACCAACTGTGCCTTTTCTAATAGTTTTTAGCAGAAACAACTGCATCTGATAATGATTAATAGTATAAAGAGTACAACGAGTAAAGCAAAGCCGCCGCCCCAACTACCACCATATCCCATAATAATGTTTTGAGGGCTGAAATCTGTCCAAATCCAGGCTTACCTCACTGTCGCTTGCCAAAATATGAAAAAAATAGCCCTCCATCTAATCAAAAAAGGGTTAGTGGAGGACTATTTTTTAATTCTATTATTTACTGTTGTTTTTCTTTCATTAAAATCAAAAAAGATTTCAGAGTGTCTTTCAGATATTCTCTTTGCAGGAGCAGCAGTTCTAACTACAATTAATAGTAAGAGGGTATAGAGATATCCTCTTACTATTGATTAAAGGCATGAAACATAAGAAAAGACACTATATAGTGTTTTTTCTTGTTGATATAGCTCTAAAGAAAATGTATTGATTAATCAAAGATTGTTGGATGCTTCTTGTTTAATCTTAGCATAACATAAATATGAGGTTTCATTAATAAAACTTTATATATTAATATTATATAAATAAGTTTATCTCAAATACTATTAGGAAAATTATATTTTTCTATATTTAGAACTAAGTTAGTAGTCTTTTTTATAGTTATATATTGAAACCTTAATAATTGTAATAGGTAAATTGATTGTAAAATATATACATTTATAGTTAGTTGTATTAATATTATTATAAATATTGGAAATTGAGGGTGATAAATGTAAATAATTTAGATGAAATTTGAAACTTTCTATAGTAAGTTTATAGTTTTGGGAGAAGAAGAAAAATTAAATTTTGGAGGTTAATTCACTATGTTAAAGAAAATGATGTTTATGTTAATGGCTCTTACTCTAGTTTTTGTCCCAACTCTCGCTTCAGCTGCAACTATAGAGGATGGGAAAAAATACAACGCAACACACGAGGAATTAGAAGCTCAAGTTAAAGAATTAGAATATATATTTTCGGTATTAATGGTAAAAGATGAAGAAACAGGTAAGTATGTTCTTAATAAAGAAGAGTTA contains the following coding sequences:
- a CDS encoding FAD-dependent oxidoreductase; this translates as MDNQLLYQQQKREKALVIGAGIAGLITARVLSSYFETVIVIEKDDLPQKPSERPGTPQDFHPHRVLPRGEIIMNRFFPGYVDDLLNLGAHNVKNDKMIRFSPYGALELVIERKGAASSRALLEWAIRQRVQEISNVHFHSKQAVTGLLTSSDHKRVVGVNIQERDELKTKRTMLTDLVIDTCGRQSKLNKWLTSMGYDVPEPERLKVNFGYSTRYYKVPPHIKEKLSAISEGDPAKDVGAVGLLYIEDNIAQALLFVAGGTHYPPTNSKEYEKELDSLVTPMMRELIKELDPISVPRGFRAHESTRQHFEQMENWPSGLLVLGDAFCNFDPIYGQGMTVAAIEAEMLDTCLQEHATHKPGFERKVLQRMQQAIEPAWWLSSIADLRWKGVEHVGAVPLKGVKFAQKYFDLYLKQALKQANQGNSSMLQKYIMMNGLVYSPYEVINSDMLNMLITGDESSEGNELLNEIGEVDKRLRQERIDELIPSFTLAFENNIPNLFSSISISNAK
- a CDS encoding YjcZ family sporulation protein; its protein translation is MGYGGSWGGGFALLVVLFILLIIIRCSCFC